From the genome of Argentina anserina chromosome 4, drPotAnse1.1, whole genome shotgun sequence, one region includes:
- the LOC126791689 gene encoding uncharacterized protein LOC126791689 produces the protein MASPTARITFRVVMLALALLVLFYTGRPLYWKISATIHEIRENRQTVKQGLSQIVLEAQRTVGWYHDESDSGAREDRVGKKVATTRRLLFSQVS, from the exons ATGGCGTCTCCTACAGCAAGGATCACATTCCGCGTAGTAATGTTAGCTCTGGCTCTTCTGGTCCTCTTCTACACGGGTCGTCCTCTCTACTGGAAAATCTCAGCCACCATCCACGAGATCCGTGAAAACAGACAAACTGTTAAACAAG GTTTGTCGCAGATTGTGCTGGAAGCCCAGAGAACTGTCGGGTGGTACCACGACGAGTCGGATTCAGGTGCCCGCGAAGATCGGGTCGGGAAGAAGGTTGCTACGACCCGGAGGCTGCTGTTCAGTCAGGTTTCATGA